A single region of the Epinephelus moara isolate mb chromosome 12, YSFRI_EMoa_1.0, whole genome shotgun sequence genome encodes:
- the si:dkey-206f10.1 gene encoding adenylate cyclase type 8: MRSAKLITMVTFSETTQVSPMELREPTCLTATLSPGLRRKKMLWQNAVKHIIIQQELSAQVGVEPARKICVTDAYMEEINRQIRNKASRGVTKRRSSTFRVHPTHSRGSTSTCNSARASCNEYASDADFFLHWGHSIRGVYIPTLRHTFKSRDLEKLYQQHYSHQRRNSLAFTNVIDAVAKLHVLVLYLALAPDTVTDTMRGCLTGVFMVLAIALCILVLTCKDSMSPRWLHYAGLASWLSQTTQVLGGLVYGLEKDPSWYVLFTLFATYTLLPLPLLWAICAGTLTSVLHLMVEVVLHYNDAVILRKVFAKALLYLGMNTAGLFIHYLTDHAQRQVFLETRRCIEGRLKLEQENQRQERLVLSILPRFVALEMIADMSCLEDELNPHEFHKIYIHQYKDVSILFADIKGFTLLSMNLSAQDLVRTLNELFGRFDRLADEHHCLRIKILGDCYYCVSGVPEPQRAHARHCVELGLAMINTIQYVRKHLNFDMNMRIGIHSGSVLCGVLGLQKWQFDVWSWDVGIANMLEAGGIPGRIHISRATLDCLEGTYKTEAGNGRDRNEFLHKHNIDTFLICAQEERNKLDPAEPPKVQKTNRTWNPELPFGSAIDMNSILASFTNGSLPHIWHSTSKEINKRIKHAIEVRSSDRMHREHITPLTLVFKDKHIEDKFSQMRDEMFNSNLVCSFIMLLFVMAVQALIPAPRLFPTVLQFLVFLLVYVLLLLLALAEEFRCTPALLQHFCCWIHENNSARNLLTLTAIVINFSLVSTDMVWCILTDTGEAEVIDRTNTASRALTVCTYPEVFVLSSVIAMVTCAVFLRLNSLLKLAVLLLAVAVYSYLIHLAFLTLTRHDMLHRSHYVRRKGISILLMAMFIVAVFYNGRQWEATARLDFLWRLQAQQEVEDMRELREHNECLLHNILPMHVARHFLDRSKNDEELYSQSYDEVGVMFASIAGFNEYFEQKEIKHEGVDCLRLLNEIIAGFDELLEESYFHYVEKIKTIGSCYMAASGLAPDKQASMDEWNHLSELVLFALAMQETLREINRLSAKNFQLRVGIAHGPVVAGVIGATKPQYDIWGSTVNLASRMDSTGVSGRIQVPEATRKILAEWGFVLELRGEIFVKGVSECQGKVRTYFISTMRSKKANLGTDGRLGGRTAGRMTLAGVVFGLVQARHKEKMRDTNGGFSLAPRTLQC, from the exons GTGGGTGTGGAGCCTGCAAGAAAAATCTGTGTGACGGATGCCTACATGGAAGAGATCAACAGACAAATCCGCAACAAGGCCTCACGTGGGGTCACAAAACGCCGCTCCTCGACATTCAGAGTGCACCCTACCCATTCCCGTGGCTCCACCAGCACATGCAACAGTGCCAGGGCATCTTGTAATGAATATGCCAGCGATGCTGACTTCTTTCTGCACTGGGGCCACTCAATTCGTGGAGTCTACATCCCCACCCTGAGGCACACCTTCAAGTCTCGTGATTTGGAGAAACTCTACCAGCAACACTACTCCCACCAGAGACGCAACTCTCTAGCCTTCACTAATGTAATCGATGCAGTGGCCAAGCTACACGTGTTGGTTCTGTACCTGGCGCTGGCCCCTGACACAGTCACAGACACTATGCGTGGCTGCCTGACGGGCGTTTTCATGGTGTTAGCTATTGCGCTGTGCATCCTGGTGTTAACCTGCAAAGACTCCATGTCACCGCGGTGGCTTCACTACGCCGGCCTAGCTAGCTGGCTGTCTCAGACCACACAGGTGCTGGGAGGACTGGTGTACGGACTGGAAAAAGATCCATCGTGGTATGTTTTGTTCACACTGTTCGCCACATACACGCTGCTGCCGTTACCTCTACTGTGGGCCATCTGCGCCGGCACCCTCACCTCAGTACTGCACCTCATGGTGGAGGTAGTGCTCCACTACAATGATGCCGTGATTTTGAGAAAG GTGTTTGCCAAAGCCCTGTTGTACCTGGGTATGAACACAGCTGGCTTGTTCATCCACTACCTGACAGACCACGCCCAGAGACAGGTCTTCCTGGAGACGCGGCGCTGCATTGAGGGTCGCCTTAAACTCGAGCAAGAGAACCAGAGACAG GAGCGTCTGGTGCTGTCGATCCTGCCTCGCTTTGTTGCCTTGGAGATGATCGCTGACATGAGCTGTTTGGAAGATGAGCTCAACCCTCACGAGTTTCACAAGATCTATATCCACCAGTACAAAGACgtcag CATCCTTTTTGCAGACATCAAGggcttcactctgttgtccaTGAACCTGTCGGCCCAGGATCTGGTCCGAACCCTCAACGAGCTCTTTGGGCGCTTTGACCGACTGGCAGAT GAGCACCACTGCCTGCGGATAAAGATACTTGGAGACTGTTACTactgtgtgtcaggtgtgcCAGAGCCACAGCGTGCACATGCCCGCCATTGTGTCGAGTTGGGCCTGGCTATGATCAACACCATACA GTACGTGCGGAAACACCTGAACTTTGACATGAACATGAGGATCGGGATCCACTCAGGCTCTGTCCTGTGTGGCGTGCTGGGCCTGCAGAAATGGCAGTTTGACGTCTGGTCCTGGGACGTGGGCATTGCCAACATGCTGGAGGCCGGGGGCATACCTGG ACGCATCCACATCTCGAGGGCGACTCTGGACTGTCTAGAGGGCACCTACAAGACAGAAGCTGGTAACGGCCGTGACAGGAACGAGtttctgcacaaacacaacatcGACACTTTCCTCATCTGTGCTCAGGAGGAGAGGAATAAACTTGATCCTGCCGAGCCCCCCAAAGTCCAGAAAACAAATCGAACCTGGAACCCAGAGCTGCCCTTTGGGAGCGCCATTGACATGAACAGT ATCCTCGCCTCATTTACAAATGGCTCGCTGCCCCACATTTGGCACTCCACCTCCAAGGAGATCAATAAGCGCATCAAGCACGCCATCGAGGTTCGAAGCAGTGACCGTATGCACAGGGAGCACATCACTCCTCTGACCCTGGTGTTCAAAGACAAGCACATCGAGGACAAG TTCTCCCAGATGAGAGATGAGATGTTCAACTCCAACCTGGTCTGCTCCTTCATCATGCTCCTCTTTGTCATGGCTGTCCAGGCCCTCATTCCTGCACCCAG gcTGTTCCCAACCGTCCTCCAGTTTTTAGTCTTCCTGCTCGTCTAcgtgctgttgctgctgctggccctGGCCGAAGAGTTCAGGTGCACTCCTGCGCTGCTGCAACACTTCTGCTGCTGGATCCATGAAAACAACAGCGCCCGCAACCTCCTCACCCTCACCGCCATCGTCATCAACTTTAGCTTGGTCTCTACTGACATG gTATGGTGCATTCTCACAGACACAGGGGAGGCTGAAGTAATAGACAGAACCAACACAGCCTCACGTGCACTCACCGTCTGCACTTACcctgag gTCTTTGTATTGAGCAGTGTGATTGCCATGGTGACTTGTGCCGTCTTCCTGCGTCTAAACTCTCTGCTGAAGCTGGCAGTGTTGCTGCTGGCGGTGGCTGTTTACTCCTACCTCATCCACCTGGCCTTCCTCACGCTCACACGCCATGATATGCTGCACAG GTCTCACTATGTCAGAAGGAAAGGAATCTCCATCCTTCTCATGGCCATGTTTATTGTTGCTGTCTTCTACAACGGACGGCAG TGGGAGGCCACTGCCAGACTGGACTTCCTGTGGCGTCTGCAGGCCCAACAGGAAGTGGAGGACATGAGGGAATTGCGGGAACACAACGAGTGTCTGTTACACAACATCTTGCCTATGCATGTGGCGCGACATTTTCTGGACCGGAGCAAGAATGATGAG GAGCTTTACTCCCAGTCCTACGATGAAGTCGGTGTTATGTTCGCCTCCATCGCTGGGTTCAACGAGTACTTTGAGCAGAAAGAGATCAAACATGAAGGAGTGGACTGCCTCCGACTTCTGAATGAGATCATTGCTGGTTTTGATGAG TTGTTGGAGGAGTCGTACTTCCACTATGTGGAGAAAATCAAGACCATTGGGAGCTGCTATATGGCAGCCTCTGGCTTAGCTCCAGACAAACAG GCATCCATGGATGAATGGAATCACCTGAGCGAGCTGGTTTTGTTTGCGTTGGCAATGCAAGAGACCTTGAGAGAGATCAACAGGCTCTCTGCCAAAAACTTTCAGCTGCGTGTGG GCATTGCCCACGGGCCGGTGGTGGCAGGGGTGATCGGTGCCACCAAGCCTCAGTATGACATCTGGGGGTCAACAGTGAATCTGGCCAGTCGTATGGACAGCACAGGAGTGAGTGGACGCATCCAGGTGCCTGAGGCCACGCGCAAGATCCTGGCAGAATGGGGTTTTGTGTTGGAGCTGCGTGGAGAAATCTTTGTCAAGGGG GTGAGCGAGTGCCAGGGCAAAGTCCGCACCTATTTCATCAGCACCATGCGCAGCAAGAAGGCCAACCTTGGAACAGATGGTCGCCTGGGGGGGCGGACAGCAGGACGCATGACGCTCGCAGGAGTAGTGTTTGGTCTCGTCCAGGCCAGACACAAGGAAAAGATGAGAGATACAAACGGGGGGTTCAGTCTGGCTCCCCGCACCCTTCAGTGCTGA